In a genomic window of Cyprinus carpio isolate SPL01 chromosome A10, ASM1834038v1, whole genome shotgun sequence:
- the LOC109083538 gene encoding transcriptional activator MN1-like isoform X2 gives MNSNYNSAGFHMKGPSVAVEPMMGPLNESPIQGLNFVSNRDQYGFQAHGHGDMLAMGVQPQHQLHMQGPFNHQPPNHDQHSHLYQDSVPSCLHGDRHMGFNNSNTGHPHMFEGGFGQQLAEVQSRECISQQQQQQRMATMPEFQPHGHPNGTHAVPAPCLPLDQSPNRAASFHGLPSSSPETHRLEHYRLFPQGRMGGSEHCFPCDPLTGNFDMTGFSTADSSEHKLPYCETGNQVVGGHFATCNRSGSRGPMMGGSKVDQQLPQQNVFSDRFGNRGKMEPGVNARHHLMPQQRPGPVARQNPSSPALPRFYHTPDYVANNTDVQGGGPMVHVQHSHLDRPIHRLNNHNMHPFGEPVFDVPQLAPQPPHHPHLSSLPYLNMAKRPRFDLPNGSAGESCSPLSNSLHNRPNLENHLSPSAFPSPMGDFTSHVTDGFPSGPLPLSSGPQQQQQQRQQNAAMMIKQMASRSQQQRMRQPDLQQLSLHRDVTSNGMVCRGPLGGVSQSSFEKKHNFHGNYDSSHLPQENSWFPEPQQQQHCRETNTHALEQAENGHNIIFRQGVTSMDMQSLNSPGAHHPFENNVTNPLQMQSPDENNMQSGAPTDRRPAEFGGMTMRRQHSFPPGGPSQQGAPQSNPPGFSSSPGNYPAHPEYLSSQHLSVNKLGALSLGNLNKASTKDSVFGQSCLAALSTACQNMIASLGAPNLNVTFNKKSQNEAKRKAGQVEQDINSSGSSGPGAEYFQGNASQNSQTPCSGNNNNTMAGQSGTCQMAKREASTLSPNDNMESGCEGKMATGNGKGRGKKRRDSGHISPGNFSPPCGGNPVVSPSQQGSALNVGLESRGKTPERSLVSPSFGKPDLTTSMDSGIQSVGKSDGVSPCMDYLDEASPNYSTEDQRPCRAGMKCNSENRAGYNDNPCMEQVRTPLSNTGQDEVHPLEILQAQIQLQRQQFSISEDQPMGGKTGKKADCQAGLNGECALASSSPVTGKGSVNTIDLDSLMTEQHATWYVPGNKALIEDPSNDKCLGYWDRARGQSDNKEGHG, from the exons ATGAACTCTAATTATAACAGTGCCGGATTTCATATGAAAGGGCCGTCGGTAGCTGTGGAGCCGATGATGGGTCCACTAAATGAATCCCCCATACAGGGACTCAACTTTGTCTCAAATAGAGACCAGTATGGATTCCAGGCTCATGGCCATGGGGATATGCTCGCTATGGGAGTTCAGCCACAACATCAACTCCACATGCAAGGACCGTTCAACCATCAACCTCCTAACCACGATCAGCATTCACATCTGTACCAGGACAGCGTCCCCTCTTGCTTGCACGGGGACAGACACATGGGCTTCAATAACAGCAACACAGGTCACCCGCATATGTTTGAAGGGGGATTCGGTCAGCAGCTTGCAGAGGTGCAGTCACGAGAATGCAtttcacagcagcagcagcaacagagaATGGCCACAATGCCTGAGTTTCAACCGCACGGCCATCCTAACGGTACCCACGCCGTTCCAGCACCATGTCTTCCATTAGACCAGTCACCAAACCGTGCCGCGTCGTTCCACGGCCTGCCGTCCTCGTCCCCTGAAACCCACAGACTTGAACATTACAGGCTTTTCCCACAGGGCAGGATGGGGGGATCAGAGCACTGTTTTCCCTGTGATCCTCTGACGGGAAATTTTGATATGACAGGATTCTCCACCGCGGACTCTTCAGAGCACAAACTGCCCTATTGTGAAACGGGGAACCAAGTGGTCGGGGGTCATTTTGCAACTTGTAATCGAAGTGGTTCCCGAGGGCCCATGATGGGCGGCTCTAAAGTCGACCAGCAGCTACCTCAGCAAAATGTGTTTTCGGACCGATTCGGGAATCGGGGGAAAATGGAACCGGGGGTTAATGCTAGACACCACCTCATGCCGCAGCAAAGGCCGGGACCTGTTGCCAGGCAGAACCCCAGCTCCCCTGCCCTTCCACGGTTTTATCACACTCCGGACTATGTAGCGAACAATACGGACGTTCAAGGTGGTGGTCCGATGGTCCATGTTCAACACAGCCACCTAGACCGGCCCATACATAGACTGAACAACCATAACATGCATCCCTTCGGGGAACCGGTGTTTGATGTCCCCCAGCTAGCCCCTCAGCCCCCACATCACCCTCACCTCAGCTCACTGccttatttgaatatggcaaaaaGGCCAAGGTTTGATCTCCCAAACGGCTCTGCTGGAGAGAGCTGCAGCCCCCTAAGCAACAGCTTACATAATCGGCCCAATCTTGAGAACCACCTCTCCCCCTCAGCTTTCCCCTCTCCTATGGGGGACTTCACATCTCATGTGACGGATGGGTTTCCATCAGGCCCTCTACCCTTGAGCTCCGGtccacagcaacaacaacagcagcggCAGCAGAACGCAGCGATGATGATCAAACAAATGGCATCGAGGAGCCAGCAGCAGAGAATGAGACAACCCGACCTGCAACAGTTAAGTCTCCACCGGGACGTCACATCAAACGGCATGGTCTGCCGAGGCCCTCTGGGTGGTGTGTCTCAGTCCAGTTTCGAGAAGAAGCATAATTTTCATGGAAACTATGACAGCTCCCACCTACCTCAAGAAAACTCATGGTTTCCTgagccgcagcagcagcagcattgtAGAGAAACAAACACTCATGCCTTGGAGCAGGCAGAGAATGGACACAACATTATTTTTAGGCAAGGCGTCACAAGCATGGACATGCAGTCTTTGAATTCTCCGGGAGCGCATCATCCATTCGAAAATAATGTCACCAATCCTCTGCAGATGCAGTCTCCCGACGAGAACAACATGCAGTCAGGCGCACCCACGGACAGGAGGCCGGCTGAATTCGGAGGAATGACGATGAGGAGGCAGCACAGCTTCCCTCCTGGAGGGCCGAGTCAACAGGGAGCCCCCCAGAGCAATCCTCCAGGATTTAGCTCCTCTCCAGGGAACTATCCCGCCCATCCCGAGTACCTCTCCAGCCAGCACCTGTCAGTCAATAAGCTTGGGGCCCTCTCTTTGGGGAATTTGAACAAAGCCAGTACAAAAGACAGTGTGTTTGGCCAAAGCTGTCTGGCAGCTCTTTCCACGGCCTGCCAGAATATGATCGCCAGCCTTGGGGCCCCGAACCTCAATGTGACTTTTAATAAGAAAAGTCAAAATGAGGCCAAACGCAAAGCAGGTCAGGTTGAGCAGGACATAAATAGCAGTGGCAGTAGCGGCCCAGGGGCAGAGTATTTCCAGGGCAATGCTTCTCAGAATAGTCAAACGCCTTGCTCGGGGAATAACAACAATACTATGGCAGGTCAAAGTGGTACGTGCCAGATGGCGAAAAGGGAAGCGAGCACCCTTTCCCCAAATGACAACATGGAGTCTGGATGCGAGGGGAAAATGGCAACAGGCAACGGCAAGGGGAGGGGGAAGAAGAGACGCGACAGCGGGCACATCAGTCCCGGAAACTTCTCCCCTCCTTGTGGCGGTAACCCCGTCGTCAGTCCGAGTCAGCAGGGTTCTGCTTTGAACGTGGGCCTGGAGAGCCGTGGTAAGACCCCAGAGAGGTCCCTGGTCTCCCCTTCCTTTGGAAAACCTGACCTCACCACCTCGATGGACAGCGGAATTCAAAGCGTGGGCAAGTCTGATGGCGTTTCGCCATGCATGGATTATTTAGACGAAGCCAGCCCCAACTACAGCACAGAGGACCAGAGGCCTTGCAGAGCTGGCATGAAGTGTAATTCTGAAAACAGGGCCGGCTACAATGACAATCCGTGCATGGAACAGGTGCGGACACCACTGAGCAACACGGGCCAGGATGAGGTTCATCCTCTGGAGATTTTGCAGGCCCAGATCCAGCTGCAAAGACAGCAGTTCAGCATCTCTGAGGACCAGCCGATGGGAGGGAAAACGGGCAAAAAGGCTGACTGCCAGGCCGGTCTGAATGGAGAGTGCGCCCTGGCCAGTTCTAGCCCGGTCACCGGCAAGGGATCTGTGAATACCATTGACCTTGACTCTCTCATGACAGAGCAGCATGCCACCTGGTATGTCCCTGGCAACAAGGCTCTGATAGAGGACCCCAGTAATGACAAGTGCCTGGGATACTGGGATCGAGCACGGGGCCAGAGTGACAACAAAGAAG GACATGGGTAG
- the LOC109083538 gene encoding transcriptional activator MN1-like isoform X1 → MNSNYNSAGFHMKGPSVAVEPMMGPLNESPIQGLNFVSNRDQYGFQAHGHGDMLAMGVQPQHQLHMQGPFNHQPPNHDQHSHLYQDSVPSCLHGDRHMGFNNSNTGHPHMFEGGFGQQLAEVQSRECISQQQQQQRMATMPEFQPHGHPNGTHAVPAPCLPLDQSPNRAASFHGLPSSSPETHRLEHYRLFPQGRMGGSEHCFPCDPLTGNFDMTGFSTADSSEHKLPYCETGNQVVGGHFATCNRSGSRGPMMGGSKVDQQLPQQNVFSDRFGNRGKMEPGVNARHHLMPQQRPGPVARQNPSSPALPRFYHTPDYVANNTDVQGGGPMVHVQHSHLDRPIHRLNNHNMHPFGEPVFDVPQLAPQPPHHPHLSSLPYLNMAKRPRFDLPNGSAGESCSPLSNSLHNRPNLENHLSPSAFPSPMGDFTSHVTDGFPSGPLPLSSGPQQQQQQRQQNAAMMIKQMASRSQQQRMRQPDLQQLSLHRDVTSNGMVCRGPLGGVSQSSFEKKHNFHGNYDSSHLPQENSWFPEPQQQQHCRETNTHALEQAENGHNIIFRQGVTSMDMQSLNSPGAHHPFENNVTNPLQMQSPDENNMQSGAPTDRRPAEFGGMTMRRQHSFPPGGPSQQGAPQSNPPGFSSSPGNYPAHPEYLSSQHLSVNKLGALSLGNLNKASTKDSVFGQSCLAALSTACQNMIASLGAPNLNVTFNKKSQNEAKRKAGQVEQDINSSGSSGPGAEYFQGNASQNSQTPCSGNNNNTMAGQSGTCQMAKREASTLSPNDNMESGCEGKMATGNGKGRGKKRRDSGHISPGNFSPPCGGNPVVSPSQQGSALNVGLESRGKTPERSLVSPSFGKPDLTTSMDSGIQSVGKSDGVSPCMDYLDEASPNYSTEDQRPCRAGMKCNSENRAGYNDNPCMEQVRTPLSNTGQDEVHPLEILQAQIQLQRQQFSISEDQPMGGKTGKKADCQAGLNGECALASSSPVTGKGSVNTIDLDSLMTEQHATWYVPGNKALIEDPSNDKCLGYWDRARGQSDNKEGKLH, encoded by the coding sequence ATGAACTCTAATTATAACAGTGCCGGATTTCATATGAAAGGGCCGTCGGTAGCTGTGGAGCCGATGATGGGTCCACTAAATGAATCCCCCATACAGGGACTCAACTTTGTCTCAAATAGAGACCAGTATGGATTCCAGGCTCATGGCCATGGGGATATGCTCGCTATGGGAGTTCAGCCACAACATCAACTCCACATGCAAGGACCGTTCAACCATCAACCTCCTAACCACGATCAGCATTCACATCTGTACCAGGACAGCGTCCCCTCTTGCTTGCACGGGGACAGACACATGGGCTTCAATAACAGCAACACAGGTCACCCGCATATGTTTGAAGGGGGATTCGGTCAGCAGCTTGCAGAGGTGCAGTCACGAGAATGCAtttcacagcagcagcagcaacagagaATGGCCACAATGCCTGAGTTTCAACCGCACGGCCATCCTAACGGTACCCACGCCGTTCCAGCACCATGTCTTCCATTAGACCAGTCACCAAACCGTGCCGCGTCGTTCCACGGCCTGCCGTCCTCGTCCCCTGAAACCCACAGACTTGAACATTACAGGCTTTTCCCACAGGGCAGGATGGGGGGATCAGAGCACTGTTTTCCCTGTGATCCTCTGACGGGAAATTTTGATATGACAGGATTCTCCACCGCGGACTCTTCAGAGCACAAACTGCCCTATTGTGAAACGGGGAACCAAGTGGTCGGGGGTCATTTTGCAACTTGTAATCGAAGTGGTTCCCGAGGGCCCATGATGGGCGGCTCTAAAGTCGACCAGCAGCTACCTCAGCAAAATGTGTTTTCGGACCGATTCGGGAATCGGGGGAAAATGGAACCGGGGGTTAATGCTAGACACCACCTCATGCCGCAGCAAAGGCCGGGACCTGTTGCCAGGCAGAACCCCAGCTCCCCTGCCCTTCCACGGTTTTATCACACTCCGGACTATGTAGCGAACAATACGGACGTTCAAGGTGGTGGTCCGATGGTCCATGTTCAACACAGCCACCTAGACCGGCCCATACATAGACTGAACAACCATAACATGCATCCCTTCGGGGAACCGGTGTTTGATGTCCCCCAGCTAGCCCCTCAGCCCCCACATCACCCTCACCTCAGCTCACTGccttatttgaatatggcaaaaaGGCCAAGGTTTGATCTCCCAAACGGCTCTGCTGGAGAGAGCTGCAGCCCCCTAAGCAACAGCTTACATAATCGGCCCAATCTTGAGAACCACCTCTCCCCCTCAGCTTTCCCCTCTCCTATGGGGGACTTCACATCTCATGTGACGGATGGGTTTCCATCAGGCCCTCTACCCTTGAGCTCCGGtccacagcaacaacaacagcagcggCAGCAGAACGCAGCGATGATGATCAAACAAATGGCATCGAGGAGCCAGCAGCAGAGAATGAGACAACCCGACCTGCAACAGTTAAGTCTCCACCGGGACGTCACATCAAACGGCATGGTCTGCCGAGGCCCTCTGGGTGGTGTGTCTCAGTCCAGTTTCGAGAAGAAGCATAATTTTCATGGAAACTATGACAGCTCCCACCTACCTCAAGAAAACTCATGGTTTCCTgagccgcagcagcagcagcattgtAGAGAAACAAACACTCATGCCTTGGAGCAGGCAGAGAATGGACACAACATTATTTTTAGGCAAGGCGTCACAAGCATGGACATGCAGTCTTTGAATTCTCCGGGAGCGCATCATCCATTCGAAAATAATGTCACCAATCCTCTGCAGATGCAGTCTCCCGACGAGAACAACATGCAGTCAGGCGCACCCACGGACAGGAGGCCGGCTGAATTCGGAGGAATGACGATGAGGAGGCAGCACAGCTTCCCTCCTGGAGGGCCGAGTCAACAGGGAGCCCCCCAGAGCAATCCTCCAGGATTTAGCTCCTCTCCAGGGAACTATCCCGCCCATCCCGAGTACCTCTCCAGCCAGCACCTGTCAGTCAATAAGCTTGGGGCCCTCTCTTTGGGGAATTTGAACAAAGCCAGTACAAAAGACAGTGTGTTTGGCCAAAGCTGTCTGGCAGCTCTTTCCACGGCCTGCCAGAATATGATCGCCAGCCTTGGGGCCCCGAACCTCAATGTGACTTTTAATAAGAAAAGTCAAAATGAGGCCAAACGCAAAGCAGGTCAGGTTGAGCAGGACATAAATAGCAGTGGCAGTAGCGGCCCAGGGGCAGAGTATTTCCAGGGCAATGCTTCTCAGAATAGTCAAACGCCTTGCTCGGGGAATAACAACAATACTATGGCAGGTCAAAGTGGTACGTGCCAGATGGCGAAAAGGGAAGCGAGCACCCTTTCCCCAAATGACAACATGGAGTCTGGATGCGAGGGGAAAATGGCAACAGGCAACGGCAAGGGGAGGGGGAAGAAGAGACGCGACAGCGGGCACATCAGTCCCGGAAACTTCTCCCCTCCTTGTGGCGGTAACCCCGTCGTCAGTCCGAGTCAGCAGGGTTCTGCTTTGAACGTGGGCCTGGAGAGCCGTGGTAAGACCCCAGAGAGGTCCCTGGTCTCCCCTTCCTTTGGAAAACCTGACCTCACCACCTCGATGGACAGCGGAATTCAAAGCGTGGGCAAGTCTGATGGCGTTTCGCCATGCATGGATTATTTAGACGAAGCCAGCCCCAACTACAGCACAGAGGACCAGAGGCCTTGCAGAGCTGGCATGAAGTGTAATTCTGAAAACAGGGCCGGCTACAATGACAATCCGTGCATGGAACAGGTGCGGACACCACTGAGCAACACGGGCCAGGATGAGGTTCATCCTCTGGAGATTTTGCAGGCCCAGATCCAGCTGCAAAGACAGCAGTTCAGCATCTCTGAGGACCAGCCGATGGGAGGGAAAACGGGCAAAAAGGCTGACTGCCAGGCCGGTCTGAATGGAGAGTGCGCCCTGGCCAGTTCTAGCCCGGTCACCGGCAAGGGATCTGTGAATACCATTGACCTTGACTCTCTCATGACAGAGCAGCATGCCACCTGGTATGTCCCTGGCAACAAGGCTCTGATAGAGGACCCCAGTAATGACAAGTGCCTGGGATACTGGGATCGAGCACGGGGCCAGAGTGACAACAAAGAAGGTAAACTTCATTGA